The Niastella koreensis GR20-10 genome includes a window with the following:
- a CDS encoding Crp/Fnr family transcriptional regulator, which translates to MYELFFRKFNEKVALTTEEEALVKQYLTPKKLRRKQYFLQEGDVCKSICVVEKGALRAYVLDESGEEHITAFALEGWTLGDLSSFIKAEPATWNIDALEDSELVVITKQAHDELMQTMPKYETYFRILMTDAYMALQRRTTFMISLPLEERYLAFTQMYPTLFQRVPQHMIASFMGLSAETLSRVRSRISNRK; encoded by the coding sequence ATGTACGAGTTATTCTTCCGCAAATTCAATGAAAAAGTAGCCCTTACTACTGAGGAAGAAGCGCTCGTAAAACAATACCTTACCCCTAAAAAGCTGCGCCGAAAACAATACTTCCTCCAGGAGGGTGATGTATGTAAAAGCATTTGTGTTGTAGAAAAAGGCGCCTTACGGGCCTATGTACTCGACGAAAGCGGTGAAGAACATATAACAGCGTTTGCACTCGAAGGCTGGACGCTGGGCGATCTGTCGAGCTTTATCAAGGCAGAGCCCGCCACCTGGAATATAGATGCCCTGGAAGACAGCGAACTCGTGGTAATCACTAAACAGGCCCACGATGAATTGATGCAAACCATGCCTAAATACGAAACGTATTTCCGCATCCTGATGACCGATGCCTATATGGCCCTTCAGCGCAGAACAACGTTTATGATCAGTCTGCCCCTGGAAGAACGCTACCTGGCATTTACCCAAATGTACCCCACCCTTTTTCAACGCGTACCCCAGCATATGATCGCTTCTTTTATGGGCCTTTCGGCCGAAACCTTAAGCCGCGTCCGTAGCCGCATCAGCAACCGCAAATAA